Part of the Streptomyces sp. f51 genome is shown below.
CGAACTCGGTAAGAAGTGCTCCTTAGAAAGGAGGTGATCCAGCCGCACCTTCCGGTACGGCTACCTTGTTACGACTTCGTCCCAATCGCCAGTCCCACCTTCGACAGCTCCCTCCCACAAGGGGTTGGGCCACCGGCTTCGGGTGTTACCGACTTTCGTGACGTGACGGGCGGTGTGTACAAGGCCCGGGAACGTATTCACCGCAGCAATGCTGATCTGCGATTACTAGCAACTCCGACTTCATGGGGTCGAGTTGCAGACCCCAATCCGAACTGAGACAGGCTTTTTGAGATTCGCTCCGCCTCACGGCTTCGCAGCTCTTTGTACCTGCCATTGTAGCACGTGTGCAGCCCAAGACATAAGGGGCATGATGACTTGACGTCGTCCCCACCTTCCTCCGAGTTGACCCCGGCAGTCTCCTGTGAGTCCCCATCACCCCGAAGGGCATGCTGGCAACACAGAACAAGGGTTGCGCTCGTTGCGGGACTTAACCCAACATCTCACGACACGAGCTGACGACAGCCATGCACCACCTGTACACCGACCACAAGGGGGGCACTATCTCTAATGCTTTCCGGTGTATGTCAAGCCTTGGTAAGGTTCTTCGCGTTGCGTCGAATTAAGCCACATGCTCCGCTGCTTGTGCGGGCCCCCGTCAATTCCTTTGAGTTTTAGCCTTGCGGCCGTACTCCCCAGGCGGGGAACTTAATGCGTTAGCTGCGGCACCGACGACGTGGAATGTCGCCAACACCTAGTTCCCACCGTTTACGGCGTGGACTACCAGGGTATCTAATCCTGTTCGCTCCCCACGCTTTCGCTCCTCAGCGTCAGTAATGGCCCAGAGATCCGCCTTCGCCACCGGTGTTCCTCCTGATATCTGCGCATTTCACCGCTACACCAGGAATTCCGATCTCCCCTACCACACTCTAGCTAGCCCGTATCGAATGCAGACCCGGGGTTAAGCCCCGGGCTTTCACACCCGACGTGACAAGCCGCCTACGAGCTCTTTACGCCCAATAATTCCGGACAACGCTTGCGCCCTACGTATTACCGCGGCTGCTGGCACGTAGTTAGCCGGCGCTTCTTCTGCAGGTACCGTCACTTTCGCTTCTTCCCTGCTGAAAGAGGTTTACAACCCGAAGGCCGTCATCCCTCACGCGGCGTCGCTGCATCAGGCTTTCGCCCATTGTGCAATATTCCCCACTGCTGCCTCCCGTAGGAGTCTGGGCCGTGTCTCAGTCCCAGTGTGGCCGGTCGCCCTCTCAGGCCGGCTACCCGTCGTCGCCTTGGTGAGCCACTACCTCACCAACAAGCTGATAGGCCGCGGGCTCATCCTTCACCGCCGGAGCTTTTAACCCCCACCCATGCGGGCAGGAGTGTTATCCGGTATTAGACCCCGTTTCCAGGGCTTGTCCCAGAGTGAAGGGCAGATTGCCCACGTGTTACTCACCCGTTCGCCACTAATCCCCACCGAAGTGGTTCATCGTTCGACTTGCATGTGTTAAGCACGCCGCCAGCGTTCGTCCTGAGCCAGGATCAAACTCTCCGTGAATGTTTTCCCGTAATCGGGACGACACCACGAGAGCGGAACCAGAGGGAGGAATAATCCCTCGGTTCACAGCGTCCTCGCTGTGCGCCTACCCCAGAGGGGCAGGACTTTTTCAAAGGAACCTCGCCCCGACCGATCGGCCGGAGACGGGGTATCAACATATCTGGCGTTGATTTTTGGCACGCTGTTGAGTTCTCAAGGAACGGACGCTTCCTTTGTACTCACCCTCTCGGGCTTTCCTCCGGGCGCTTCCCTTCGGTCTTGCGTTTCCGACTCTATCAGACCGTTTCCGTATCCGATTTCCTCGGCGCTTTCCAGGTTTCCGCTTTCGCGTTTCCCTTTCCGGCAGGTCCGACTCTATCAGATCCTTTCGGGCCTGATTTCCTCGGCGCTTTCCAGGTAATCCGCTCTCGCGTTTTCCTTTTCAGCGGCTCCGACTTTATCAGAATCTGCGGGCCGGATTGACCGGCAGCCATTTCTGAATCATCAGGAGGGGCTTCTTCTGAATCGACGTGTCGATTGCTTTGAGAAGCGAGCAGACTCTAACGGCCACCACTGGACGTGTCCAGTTCTAGGCAACTGTTCTAATCTACCTCCCCCGGCGACCCGTGTCAACGAGTTTTCTGGGGTGACGAGAAGGCTAGCAGGTCGGCAAGGGCACGCGCACATCAGGCGGCCGTCGGCAGCGTGGCGCTGCGCTCGGCCTCCTCGACGTCACCGGTCTCGCCTGAGCGCGCCGCACGACCGCCGAGGACATAGACGTACAACAGAAAGGCCAGTTCAGCGGCGATACCGATGCCGATGCGGGCCCAGGTGGGCAGGCCCGAGGGAGTGACGAAGCCTTCGATGGCACCCGAGACGAAGAGGACCAGCGCCAGACCGATCGCCATGCCCAGCGCGGCGCGGCCCTCTTCCGCGAGTGCCGTCCGGCGGGATCGCGGGCCCGGGTCGATCACGGTCCATCCCAGTTTCAGTCCCGTACCCGCGGCCACGAAGACGGCGGTCAGTTCCAGCAGGCCGTGCGGGAGGACGAGCCCGAGGAAGGTGTCGAGGCGGCCGGCCGATGACATCAGACCGATGCCGACGCCAAGGTTGAGCATGTTCTCGAAGAGGATCCAGAGGACCGGGAGCCCGAGAAAGACACCCAGCACCAGGCACATGGCCGCGGCCTCGGCGTTGTTCGTCCACACCTGGGCGGCGAAGGCGGCCGCGGGATGGCTGGAGTAGTAGGTCTCGTACTCGCCACCGGGACGGGTGAGGGAACGCAGTTCGCCGGGGGCGGCGATCGCGGCCTGGACCTCGGGGTGGGCGCCGATCCACCATCCGAGGAGGGCGGCTATCGCCGTGGACAGGAGCGCCGTGGGCACCCACCAGTGGCGGGAGCGGTAGACGGCCGCGGGAAAGCCGTGCGTCAGGAAACGGGTGACATCGCGCCAGGACGCCCGGCGGGTGCCCGTCACGGCGCCGCGCGCGCGGGCGACGAGTTGGCTGAGACGCCCGGTCAGCTGAGGGTCGGGCGCGCTGGACTGGATCAGCGAGAGATGGGTCGCGGTTCGCTGGTACAGGGCGACGAGTTCGTCGGCCTCGGCCCCGTTCAGCCGGCGCTGACGGCGCAGCAGGGCGTCGAGTCTGTCCCACTCGGCGCGGTGGGCGGAGACGAAGACGTCGAGGTCCATCGGTTTGCCTGCTCCTCGGCTGCGCTACGGGGGCTCATCGTGGATGTCAGCTTGTCCTACTGGGGCGCGATGTGCCCTCAGCTTGGCAGACTGGCGGTTGTCGGGGCAGGTCAGGGGAAGGGCGGGCGCGCGTGAGTGAGCTGGTGACGGGCGAGGCAGTGGCATTGGAGCTGCGGCCCGCGAAACTGCCGAGCCGGGCGCTCGCCGTGGTGCTCGACCTGGGCGTGGCGGTGGCTGTCTACATCGTCGTGACCATCGGCCTGGTCGCCGCGACCGCCGCGCTGGACGACGCCGCCCAGATCGCGGTCTCGATCGCGAGTTTCCTGCTGGTGCTGGTCGGCGGTCCGATCGCCGTGGAGACGCTGAGCCACGGCCGTTCCCTGGGAAAGCTGGCGTTCGGGCTGCGGGTGGTGCGGGACGACGGTGGTCCGATCCGGTTCCGGCACGCCCTGGTGCGCGGTGCCGTCGGGGTGGTCGAGATTCTGATGACGTTCGGGATCGTCGCGTGCACCGCCTCGCTGGTGTCGGAGCGCGGACGGCGGCTCGGTGACGTGTTCGCGGGGACCCTCGTCGTGCGGGAGCGGATTCCGGAGGGGCGTATGCCGTACGTTCCCGCGCCGCCGCCCTGGCTGGCGGGGCGGTTCGCGGAGCTCGATCTGTCCGCCGTGCCGGACGGACTGTGGCTGGCCGTCCGGCAGTACCTGACGCGGATGCGGCAGCTCGATCCGCAGGTCGGCGGTGCGATGGCGGAACGACTCGCCTCGGAGTTGGCCGCTCGTACCGGGGCTCCGGTGCCGCAGGGTGTGCCGGCGGGCGCGTATCTGGCGGCCGTCATGCACGAGCGTCAGGTCAGGGAGGCCCGTCGGACCTTCGGTTCCCCGACGGTCGGCTACCCGGCCCCCGTGCCCGGCGGCCATGCCTTCATCCCGCCGAGCGGTCCTGCCCCGCAGCCGTTCCGGCCCGCCGCTCCCGTCGCCCCGTCCTTCCCTCCGGCGCACGGAGCTCACCCCACCCGTCCGGTGCCGGGCGTTCAAGCCTCCGGACCGGGCGTCCACGCCTCAGGACCGGGCGGCCTGGACGAGCGGCCGTCGACCGGTTTCGCGCCACCCGCCTAGCCTCCCGCCCCGCCGTCTCCCGCGCCCCGTCAGGTGAACACCGACGGGGGTGATTCGAGGTGCTCGAGCTCGATGCCGGGGGCCGCGAGCACCACGTCCCCCGCGATGTGCACGGCGTGCATTTCCCCGGTGTCCAGCGCCGTGACCTGGTATTCGTCCACGGTCAGGGGACCGTTGTCAGTGGCGTGTGTTTCGCTTGCGATCAAGGCCCAGGACTGATCGAGGGTGCGCGGGGCGAGGACCGGGTCGGTGAACGCGACGAGGCGGACGCGGGTCGCCGCGACGGTGGCGGAAGGGGTGAGGCGAAGGAGGCGGGCGGTGGCGACGAGGAAGGCGGGAGAGGTCCCGGTGAAGGCGTGGGCGGGCACGTTGCCTTCGGTGGCCTCGATCCCGGCGGGGTCGGTGCGGACCCAGGTCACGCCGTCGAGGGCGGCACCCCGCACCTGCCAGCCGGAAGCGCGCAGTTCGAGTCGGATGGGGCGGCCGAGATCGTCGAGGGCGAGGTCGACGGACCCGGTGACCGTCGCCGGTCCGGGCTCGGGCAGGCCGTCCGGCGCGGTGCCGGAAGGGGCGGTGAGCTGGGAGACATAGCGCCAGCCCGAGGGTCCTGGCGCGCAGTTGAAGTGTTCGTCGGCGAGAGGGGTGTGATCGTGCGGATCATGGAGCGAATAGCGGCCACGGGGCATGGGCGTTCAGGTCCTCATCGGGGACAGGCCCCCGCCGGGACGGCGAGGGCCTGCTGACATCCGGACGCCGAGCGGTGGTACCGCTGCTCGGCGGGCGTGCTCAGTAGCGGTAGTGGTCCGACTTGTACGGGCCCTCGACCTCGACACCGATGTACGAGGCCTGCTCGGGGCGGAGCGTCGTGAGCTTCACGCCGAGCGCGTCGAGGTGGAGACGGGCGACCTTCTCGTCGAGGTGCTTGGGCAGCACGTAGACGTCGGTCGGGTACTCCTCCGGCTTGGTGAACAGCTCGATCTGGGCCAGGGTCTGGTCCGCGAACGAGTTGGACATCACGAAGGACGGGTGGCCGGTCGCGTTGCCCAGGTTCAGCAGGCGGCCCTCGGACAGCACGATGATGACCTTGCCGTCGGGGAACTTCCAGGTGTGGACCTGGGGCTTGACCTCGTCCTTGACGATGCCGGGGATCTTCGCGAGGCCGGCCATGTCGATCTCGTTGTCGAAGTGACCGATGTTGCCGACGATCGCCTGGTGCTTCATCTTGGCCATGTCCGCGGCCATGATGATGTCCTTGTTGCCCGTCGTGGTGACGAAGATGTCGGCCTTGTCGATGACCTCGTCGAGGGTCGTGACCTGGTAGCCGTCCATCGCCGCCTGAAGGGCGCAGATCGGGTCGATCTCGGTGATGATCACGCGGGCGCCCTGGCCGCGGAGGGACTCGGCGCAGCCCTTGCCCACGTCGCCGTAGCCGCAGACGACGGCGGTCTTGCCGCCGATCAGGGTGTCGGTGGCGCGGTTGATGCCGTCGATCAGAGAGTGGCGGCAGCCGTACTTGTTGTCGAACTTCGACTTGGTGACGGCGTCGTTGACGTTGATCGCCGGGAACAGCAGGGTGCCGTCGCGGTACATCTCGTACAGGCGGTGGACGCCGGTCGTGGTCTCCTCGGTCACGCCGCGGATCTCCGAGGCGAGCTGGGTCCACTTCTGCGAGCCGTTACTGATCGTGCGGTTGAGGAGTTCGAGGACGACGCGGTGCTCGTCGTTCTCGGCGGTGTCGACGGAGGGGACCTTGCCGTCCTTCTCGTACTTGACACCGTTGTGGACGAGGAGGGTGGCGTCACCACCGTCGTCCAGGATCATGTTCGGGCCGCCGGTGGGGGTGTTCGGCCAGGTCAGCGCCTGCTCCGTGCACCACCAGTACTCCTCCAGGGTCTCGCCCTTCCAGGCGAAGACCGGGACGCCCTGCGGG
Proteins encoded:
- a CDS encoding stage II sporulation protein M, encoding MDLDVFVSAHRAEWDRLDALLRRQRRLNGAEADELVALYQRTATHLSLIQSSAPDPQLTGRLSQLVARARGAVTGTRRASWRDVTRFLTHGFPAAVYRSRHWWVPTALLSTAIAALLGWWIGAHPEVQAAIAAPGELRSLTRPGGEYETYYSSHPAAAFAAQVWTNNAEAAAMCLVLGVFLGLPVLWILFENMLNLGVGIGLMSSAGRLDTFLGLVLPHGLLELTAVFVAAGTGLKLGWTVIDPGPRSRRTALAEEGRAALGMAIGLALVLFVSGAIEGFVTPSGLPTWARIGIGIAAELAFLLYVYVLGGRAARSGETGDVEEAERSATLPTAA
- a CDS encoding RDD family protein: MSELVTGEAVALELRPAKLPSRALAVVLDLGVAVAVYIVVTIGLVAATAALDDAAQIAVSIASFLLVLVGGPIAVETLSHGRSLGKLAFGLRVVRDDGGPIRFRHALVRGAVGVVEILMTFGIVACTASLVSERGRRLGDVFAGTLVVRERIPEGRMPYVPAPPPWLAGRFAELDLSAVPDGLWLAVRQYLTRMRQLDPQVGGAMAERLASELAARTGAPVPQGVPAGAYLAAVMHERQVREARRTFGSPTVGYPAPVPGGHAFIPPSGPAPQPFRPAAPVAPSFPPAHGAHPTRPVPGVQASGPGVHASGPGGLDERPSTGFAPPA
- the ahcY gene encoding adenosylhomocysteinase — encoded protein: MTTVDNRQDFKVADLSLADFGRKEITLAEHEMPGLMSIRKEYAETQPLAGARVTGSLHMTVQTAVLIETLVALGAEVRWASCNIFSTQDHAAAAIAVGPNGTPDNPQGVPVFAWKGETLEEYWWCTEQALTWPNTPTGGPNMILDDGGDATLLVHNGVKYEKDGKVPSVDTAENDEHRVVLELLNRTISNGSQKWTQLASEIRGVTEETTTGVHRLYEMYRDGTLLFPAINVNDAVTKSKFDNKYGCRHSLIDGINRATDTLIGGKTAVVCGYGDVGKGCAESLRGQGARVIITEIDPICALQAAMDGYQVTTLDEVIDKADIFVTTTGNKDIIMAADMAKMKHQAIVGNIGHFDNEIDMAGLAKIPGIVKDEVKPQVHTWKFPDGKVIIVLSEGRLLNLGNATGHPSFVMSNSFADQTLAQIELFTKPEEYPTDVYVLPKHLDEKVARLHLDALGVKLTTLRPEQASYIGVEVEGPYKSDHYRY